In one Sporomusa sphaeroides DSM 2875 genomic region, the following are encoded:
- the panB gene encoding 3-methyl-2-oxobutanoate hydroxymethyltransferase, producing MSRTKVTIPYLMEKKAKKEQITMITGYDYPMALLEEKAGIDIILCGDSLGMTVYGFDGTLPVTMDMMIVHSAAVKRGAPNAFVIGDMPFLSYQVSPQEAVRNAGRFMKEANVDCIKLEGGAAMAETVKAIVNAGIPVMGHLGLTPQSTSALGGFKAQGRSAEAACRIIEDAAALEAAGVCSILLEAIPPEVARIITESSKVPIISIGAGIHCDGQLLIVHDMLGFFDRFVPKFVKKYANMNGVILEALLQYKAEVEQGVFPGKEQCYGMPAEELGKLNDMLKR from the coding sequence ATGTCTAGAACAAAAGTAACCATTCCCTACCTTATGGAGAAAAAGGCCAAAAAAGAACAAATAACTATGATTACCGGTTATGATTATCCGATGGCTTTACTGGAGGAAAAGGCAGGTATTGATATTATTTTGTGCGGGGATTCCCTGGGCATGACGGTATATGGTTTTGACGGAACCCTGCCTGTTACTATGGATATGATGATTGTTCATTCCGCCGCTGTCAAACGGGGAGCCCCCAATGCCTTTGTTATCGGCGACATGCCGTTTTTATCCTACCAGGTATCCCCGCAGGAAGCTGTTCGCAATGCCGGCCGCTTCATGAAGGAAGCAAATGTGGATTGTATAAAACTTGAAGGCGGCGCCGCTATGGCGGAAACCGTAAAAGCCATTGTCAATGCCGGGATTCCGGTCATGGGCCATTTGGGGCTGACGCCGCAGTCCACCTCCGCTCTGGGCGGGTTTAAAGCACAGGGGCGCTCGGCTGAAGCCGCCTGCCGTATTATTGAAGATGCAGCGGCTTTGGAAGCTGCCGGCGTGTGTTCCATTCTGCTGGAGGCTATTCCGCCTGAAGTTGCCAGGATTATCACCGAAAGCAGCAAGGTGCCGATCATTAGCATCGGTGCCGGCATTCACTGCGACGGGCAGCTGTTGATTGTACATGATATGCTGGGCTTCTTTGACCGGTTTGTGCCTAAGTTTGTCAAGAAATATGCTAATATGAATGGCGTTATCTTAGAAGCGCTGCTGCAGTATAAAGCAGAAGTAGAACAAGGTGTGTTTCCCGGGAAAGAACAGTGTTATGGTATGCCGGCAGAAGAGCTTGGCAAGCTGAACGATATGCTGAAAAGGTAA
- a CDS encoding MFS transporter — translation MDTSKVIKFDDVPLSKFHVKMTGITFAAHFTDGFSLGVIGIALTVITPQMGLSPFWQGLIGSSALLGLFLGSLILGWVSDYYGRKKIFMFNFVLIAIATALQFFVQTPEQLFILRIIIGIGLGGDYSVGHTMLAEFLPRKHRGAILGSFSVIWTFGYVLASFVGMFLHSTLGDSWRWLLVSAFPLALFVLIYRMGSPESPRWLLRQGRTEEAMAVVKKYLGDNVVLDDEKTEQQMGTFSDLFSKKLITRTLFNCIFFMCLVIPYFAIYTFLPDILKIMGLAENFTTNMLLNALLILGALLGIWWTIKFTRRGFLINSFIFLSIALFTLGMLPDSSKMLMVITFAAFTLVMSAVSNLVGVFPAESFPTDVRSSGVGLATAASRLGAAVGTFLLPMSIANLGMTYTLLWLTGTLVVGTLVSIAWAPETKSLTLSEASSINKAG, via the coding sequence ATGGATACAAGTAAGGTAATAAAGTTTGATGATGTTCCCTTAAGTAAATTCCATGTAAAAATGACAGGCATTACCTTTGCAGCCCATTTTACCGATGGTTTCTCTCTCGGGGTTATTGGTATCGCGCTTACGGTTATTACGCCTCAAATGGGACTGTCCCCGTTTTGGCAGGGACTTATTGGCAGTTCGGCTTTGCTTGGCTTGTTTTTAGGAAGCCTGATTCTGGGATGGGTTTCGGATTATTACGGACGCAAGAAAATCTTTATGTTCAATTTTGTGCTGATTGCTATTGCCACTGCGCTGCAGTTTTTTGTGCAAACCCCGGAGCAGTTGTTTATTTTGAGAATTATCATTGGCATTGGGCTTGGCGGAGACTATAGTGTCGGTCATACGATGTTAGCCGAATTTTTACCGCGTAAGCATCGCGGCGCGATATTGGGTTCGTTCAGTGTTATTTGGACCTTTGGCTATGTGCTGGCAAGCTTTGTCGGGATGTTCCTGCATAGTACGCTGGGAGACTCGTGGCGCTGGCTGCTGGTATCGGCATTTCCGCTGGCGCTGTTTGTCCTCATTTACCGGATGGGAAGCCCTGAATCACCCAGGTGGCTATTACGGCAGGGACGTACAGAAGAAGCCATGGCAGTTGTTAAGAAGTATCTGGGAGATAATGTTGTCCTTGATGACGAAAAGACAGAACAACAAATGGGTACATTCAGTGACTTGTTCAGCAAAAAACTAATTACCCGCACACTGTTTAATTGTATCTTTTTCATGTGCCTGGTTATTCCTTACTTCGCTATTTACACCTTCCTGCCTGATATTCTAAAAATAATGGGCTTAGCTGAAAATTTCACCACCAACATGCTGCTAAACGCTTTGCTGATCCTTGGTGCGCTGTTGGGGATCTGGTGGACAATAAAATTCACACGCCGTGGCTTTCTCATCAATTCCTTCATCTTTTTATCCATTGCCCTGTTTACGTTAGGCATGCTGCCAGATAGTTCCAAAATGCTGATGGTCATTACCTTTGCCGCCTTTACGCTGGTTATGTCGGCGGTATCCAATTTAGTCGGGGTTTTCCCGGCAGAGAGCTTTCCCACAGATGTCCGTTCTTCCGGCGTGGGGTTGGCTACTGCCGCCAGCCGGCTGGGAGCAGCGGTGGGAACCTTTTTACTGCCGATGAGTATTGCGAATCTGGGAATGACCTATACCCTCCTCTGGCTTACCGGTACGCTGGTGGTTGGCACACTTGTCTCGATTGCCTGGGCACCGGAAACCAAATCCCTGACACTGAGTGAGGCCAGCAGCATAAATAAAGCAGGCTAA
- a CDS encoding aspartate/glutamate racemase family protein, translated as MIFWQNRDSRINYIKVRKNHVCYGMGLGIIVLNDAYPGFPGDVRNASAFPYPIQYEIAEGVTNKTLVYDKNPNQCRDAVIAAARKLEQMGCRAIAAECGYFAFFQKAVAAVVDVPVFMSSLLQVPFIQQVIGPQKFVGIICAQKQFLSEEHLKNVGITPGSNYIIAGAQDEYGCTEFDNLWNPLKRPEYPEAYYDKTEQQMVNAARAFVAANPRIGAIMLECTGMQPFARAIQGAVDLPVFSWGTLLDYAFSVVAHRDYYGHV; from the coding sequence ATGATCTTCTGGCAAAATCGTGATAGTAGGATTAATTATATTAAAGTCCGCAAAAACCATGTTTGCTATGGCATGGGTTTAGGGATTATCGTGCTCAATGACGCATATCCCGGTTTTCCCGGCGATGTGCGCAATGCCAGCGCTTTTCCGTATCCGATACAGTATGAGATTGCCGAAGGGGTAACCAATAAGACCCTAGTGTATGATAAGAATCCGAATCAATGCCGGGATGCGGTAATTGCTGCCGCCAGAAAACTGGAACAGATGGGCTGCAGGGCCATCGCAGCAGAGTGTGGTTATTTTGCCTTTTTCCAAAAAGCTGTGGCTGCCGTTGTGGATGTACCGGTATTTATGTCAAGTTTATTACAAGTGCCTTTTATTCAGCAGGTTATTGGCCCCCAGAAATTTGTCGGCATAATCTGCGCCCAAAAACAGTTTTTAAGTGAAGAGCATCTGAAAAATGTCGGCATTACGCCGGGAAGCAACTATATAATAGCCGGAGCTCAGGATGAATATGGCTGCACAGAATTTGATAACCTGTGGAATCCGCTCAAACGGCCTGAATATCCGGAAGCCTATTATGATAAAACCGAACAGCAGATGGTTAATGCAGCCAGAGCCTTTGTTGCGGCAAATCCCCGGATTGGCGCAATTATGCTGGAATGCACAGGTATGCAGCCTTTTGCCCGGGCGATTCAAGGTGCAGTCGATTTGCCGGTATTTAGCTGGGGAACACTTTTGGATTATGCGTTTTCGGTAGTGGCCCACCGCGATTATTATGGGCATGTCTGA
- a CDS encoding trimethylamine methyltransferase family protein: MAVPIRRNIEFAVLNQEKIDKLHEKSIYLMEKVGMKITGERVTTLLLANGAQLGEDGRIRIPRAMVDQAIQSAPKEITLYTRDGEPAMVINSEHQVYFGTHSDQLELVDPVTNTVRQFLKKDIKTMCKVADYLPNIFFVLSVGMTADVDPKVQSQSTFIETVKNFSKTINFSTNDIQALQEIIDIAADVAGGLDKLQAKPFIFNYCEPIPPLTHPLESTEKIYISAKNRIPFVYMPYCMMGGTSPMSKVATLAQCNAEALTGLVITQLVSEGAPFIYGAMPSVFDMRTSIGSYAAPEFHLNIAAMADLVAYYGLPFYGTAGCSDAKVIDEQAVAEATFEIFSTMLSKANLIHDVGVMDHCKSVSPELVVLANEIIEGLKHYTAGIDVAEDEFALDVIEKVGPGGHYLTEVHTNKNFRKIWYPSLFSRKMNNEDFSEVSRKIKDKIADILENHEVPKLDAAVLAKLEKWEQKLGL; encoded by the coding sequence ATGGCTGTGCCAATTAGACGGAATATCGAATTTGCGGTGCTGAATCAGGAAAAGATTGATAAGCTTCATGAAAAAAGCATCTACTTAATGGAAAAAGTGGGGATGAAAATAACCGGGGAACGCGTTACAACCTTGCTGCTGGCTAATGGCGCGCAGTTGGGCGAGGACGGCCGTATCCGCATTCCGCGGGCTATGGTTGATCAGGCAATTCAGAGCGCGCCCAAGGAAATAACCCTCTACACACGTGACGGAGAACCGGCAATGGTAATCAATAGCGAGCACCAGGTATATTTCGGCACCCATTCAGACCAGTTGGAGCTTGTCGACCCTGTTACCAATACTGTACGCCAGTTTCTCAAAAAAGACATTAAAACCATGTGTAAGGTGGCCGACTATCTGCCCAATATCTTCTTTGTCCTGTCGGTGGGCATGACGGCAGATGTTGACCCGAAGGTGCAAAGCCAAAGCACCTTTATTGAAACCGTGAAAAACTTCAGTAAAACCATTAATTTTTCCACAAACGATATTCAAGCATTGCAGGAGATCATTGATATTGCTGCCGATGTCGCCGGTGGTCTGGACAAATTGCAGGCAAAACCGTTTATCTTCAATTACTGCGAACCCATACCGCCCTTGACCCATCCGCTGGAAAGCACTGAAAAAATATACATCAGTGCAAAAAACCGTATCCCCTTTGTGTATATGCCTTATTGCATGATGGGGGGGACATCGCCGATGAGCAAGGTGGCGACCTTGGCACAGTGCAATGCCGAGGCTCTGACCGGGTTAGTTATCACGCAATTGGTTAGTGAAGGCGCTCCCTTTATCTATGGTGCCATGCCGTCTGTTTTTGATATGAGAACAAGTATCGGCAGTTATGCGGCGCCGGAGTTCCATCTGAATATTGCCGCCATGGCCGATTTGGTAGCCTATTACGGCTTGCCTTTCTACGGCACGGCAGGCTGCTCTGACGCTAAAGTCATTGATGAGCAGGCGGTCGCGGAAGCCACCTTTGAAATTTTCTCCACCATGTTAAGCAAGGCCAATCTCATTCATGATGTGGGGGTAATGGATCATTGCAAGAGTGTTTCCCCGGAACTGGTGGTTTTGGCCAATGAAATCATCGAAGGCTTAAAGCATTATACCGCCGGTATCGATGTGGCGGAGGATGAGTTCGCCCTTGACGTCATTGAAAAGGTAGGCCCGGGCGGGCATTATCTGACAGAAGTGCATACCAATAAAAATTTCCGCAAAATATGGTATCCCAGCCTGTTCAGCCGGAAGATGAATAATGAAGACTTCTCGGAAGTAAGCCGCAAGATTAAGGATAAAATTGCAGACATTCTGGAAAATCACGAAGTTCCTAAGCTTGATGCCGCTGTATTGGCAAAACTGGAAAAGTGGGAACAAAAGCTCGGTTTGTAA
- a CDS encoding NAD/NADP octopine/nopaline dehydrogenase family protein, whose product MQTMEYLKTKPIAVLGAGAVGKAIAGDCALGGAKVRLCDLPPFAEKTLFGVEKTGIKFFGDQLNLYGFERHGQARMDKVTTDVAEAVKGAGLVVVATPCAGHKPFFEKLIPALEDGMVIHIFPDNYGSLILRKMMREAGCTKQVIIGGWSSSTYGSRVEIKGGVILPQIRVYYRAITLRGAAMPACDTDAFLESAKYLPSMDAVTHGQGAVAGDTVMDTGFSNVNPVLHCPGAILGVGVMENFGVIFGEDKYKFSIYSHAYCPSISEVQYAFYKEECDLAEAMGVGIQPYRKEQFFSRENVLGAEYMGEDYVIPFDQQDPIQFGTGPFTMENRYITEDIPVGCHVYHELGKKFGVKTPVIDSMINLASAILQRDFYQMGYTLDYLGIGHMSKEEMNAYLREGVYQAK is encoded by the coding sequence ATGCAAACCATGGAGTATTTAAAAACTAAACCGATTGCGGTACTTGGTGCCGGGGCGGTAGGCAAGGCGATTGCCGGTGATTGTGCTTTGGGGGGAGCTAAGGTCCGGCTATGTGATCTGCCGCCATTTGCCGAAAAAACATTATTCGGCGTCGAAAAAACTGGAATTAAATTTTTTGGTGATCAGCTGAATCTGTATGGGTTTGAACGGCACGGCCAGGCCAGGATGGACAAGGTTACCACCGATGTGGCCGAAGCGGTAAAAGGGGCAGGCTTAGTGGTTGTGGCAACACCTTGCGCCGGTCATAAGCCGTTTTTTGAGAAACTGATTCCGGCGTTGGAAGACGGCATGGTCATTCATATCTTTCCCGATAACTATGGCTCCCTGATTTTAAGAAAGATGATGCGGGAAGCCGGCTGCACGAAACAAGTGATAATCGGCGGCTGGTCCAGTTCAACCTATGGCAGTCGGGTGGAAATAAAGGGCGGCGTAATTTTACCGCAGATTCGTGTATATTACCGGGCTATTACCTTGCGCGGGGCTGCCATGCCGGCTTGTGACACCGACGCTTTCCTCGAAAGCGCAAAATATCTGCCGTCAATGGATGCGGTGACCCATGGACAAGGCGCTGTTGCCGGCGATACGGTTATGGATACCGGCTTTAGCAATGTTAATCCGGTGCTGCATTGTCCTGGCGCTATTTTAGGTGTGGGCGTTATGGAAAACTTCGGCGTAATTTTCGGTGAAGATAAATACAAATTCAGCATTTACTCCCATGCCTACTGCCCGTCCATTTCCGAAGTACAATATGCCTTCTACAAAGAAGAATGCGACTTGGCCGAAGCTATGGGGGTCGGTATTCAACCCTACCGCAAAGAACAGTTCTTCTCCCGGGAAAATGTGCTGGGAGCCGAATATATGGGAGAAGATTATGTGATTCCGTTTGACCAGCAAGACCCGATTCAATTTGGCACCGGCCCGTTCACTATGGAAAATAGATATATTACCGAAGATATTCCGGTAGGCTGCCATGTGTATCATGAGCTGGGCAAGAAATTCGGCGTCAAGACACCGGTTATTGATTCCATGATTAATCTGGCTTCGGCAATTCTGCAAAGGGATTTCTATCAAATGGGTTATACCCTGGATTATCTGGGTATCGGCCATATGAGCAAAGAAGAAATGAACGCTTACCTGCGTGAGGGCGTGTACCAGGCAAAATAG
- a CDS encoding methyltetrahydrofolate cobalamin methyltransferase, which produces MALVIVGELINTSRKAISEAVDNKNAQVIQQVALEQVEAGATYIDVNCGNKVFDEVENMRWLVNTVQEAVKVPLCIDSPNPLALAAGLELVKYGTPMINSITDESSRFEAIIPLVQKYKAKIVALCMDDTGMPDTAADRIRVVKSLHAKLTAAGVKDDDIYFDPLVKPVSSVGTAGVEVLETIKLIKEQYPQVHFMCGLSNVSYGLPNRKYLNSLFVALTMAVGMDGYILNPTDKSMMGLIYAAKTLLGQDEYCMGYIKAHRKGFY; this is translated from the coding sequence ATGGCGTTGGTAATTGTAGGCGAATTAATTAATACCAGCCGCAAGGCTATTAGTGAAGCGGTAGATAACAAAAATGCTCAGGTTATCCAGCAGGTAGCGCTGGAACAGGTCGAAGCCGGCGCAACTTATATTGATGTTAACTGCGGCAACAAGGTTTTCGATGAGGTTGAGAATATGCGGTGGCTGGTAAATACCGTTCAGGAAGCCGTCAAAGTTCCTTTATGCATTGACAGCCCCAATCCGCTGGCGTTAGCAGCCGGTCTGGAGCTGGTAAAGTACGGAACACCGATGATCAACTCAATAACCGATGAAAGCTCCCGGTTTGAAGCCATAATACCGCTGGTACAAAAATACAAGGCAAAAATTGTGGCATTATGCATGGATGACACAGGCATGCCTGATACAGCAGCCGACCGTATACGGGTAGTAAAAAGCCTGCATGCAAAACTGACCGCCGCCGGGGTCAAGGATGATGACATCTACTTTGACCCCTTGGTTAAGCCGGTTAGCAGTGTGGGGACCGCCGGCGTGGAAGTGCTGGAAACCATAAAGCTGATCAAGGAGCAATATCCGCAAGTTCATTTTATGTGTGGCTTAAGCAATGTATCCTATGGGCTGCCAAACCGGAAATATTTAAACAGCTTGTTTGTAGCGCTAACCATGGCTGTGGGTATGGACGGCTATATTTTGAATCCGACAGATAAAAGCATGATGGGACTCATTTATGCCGCCAAAACCCTGTTAGGGCAGGATGAATACTGCATGGGCTACATTAAAGCCCATCGCAAGGGATTTTATTAA
- a CDS encoding corrinoid protein: MSDFKKVAAAVFEGDPESVQSLTQQLIDSGAAPLDIVNNGLLAGMDIVAPKFKAGEMFIPEVMMSAKALAEGMKLVKPLLSTDDSAGVATFLMGTVKGDLHDIGKNLVVMILESGGFNVVDLGIDVSPEKFVDAIKEHRPKIVGMCALLTTTMMAMKETIELITEAGLRDNVKILVGGAPLYPEFAEKIGADGYCVDAVACKEMAAAMVAN, from the coding sequence ATGAGTGATTTCAAAAAAGTAGCAGCAGCAGTATTTGAGGGTGATCCTGAAAGTGTGCAAAGTCTTACCCAGCAATTAATTGACAGTGGTGCAGCTCCTCTGGATATTGTCAATAACGGCCTGTTGGCAGGCATGGATATTGTGGCGCCCAAGTTTAAAGCCGGTGAAATGTTTATTCCTGAGGTTATGATGTCAGCTAAAGCGTTGGCAGAGGGCATGAAATTAGTAAAACCCCTGCTTTCGACAGATGATTCAGCAGGGGTGGCTACTTTTTTGATGGGTACGGTAAAAGGCGATTTACATGATATTGGCAAGAACCTGGTTGTCATGATTTTGGAAAGTGGCGGCTTTAATGTCGTCGACCTGGGGATTGATGTGTCGCCGGAGAAGTTCGTGGATGCCATCAAAGAGCATAGGCCTAAGATTGTGGGGATGTGCGCCTTGTTAACCACAACTATGATGGCGATGAAAGAAACCATTGAGCTAATTACAGAAGCCGGATTGCGTGATAATGTCAAGATTCTGGTTGGCGGTGCTCCTCTATATCCTGAGTTCGCTGAAAAGATCGGAGCTGACGGTTATTGCGTGGATGCCGTGGCTTGTAAGGAAATGGCGGCTGCCATGGTGGCAAATTAG
- a CDS encoding sigma-54 interaction domain-containing protein, which translates to MKAYQNKDTNHCQLGKETLLKILDHSHDAIFATDGNGVTIYANRACEKYYGIKPSDVIGKDSWQFMENVGCYPPTAPITLRSTRQNTLEQTTRTGAKMLVTNTPIYDAGGNIELLVQNCRDVRELEDTKRDLEQTKELLARMQDEVVVLRKKELQNVKLVANSSQMKDLMQLVERVAPVDINILILGETGTGKSALAKNIHRISSRKDGPFISINCAAIPEELIESELFGYMGGAFTGALQKGKKGLLELADGGTLFLDEIAELPLRLQGKILEFIQERRFIPVGGHQVRTADCRIISATNRNITEMIENGTFREDLYYRLNVIEMELRPLRERREDTLALIYYFLNQFNKKYKKEHRISPECRDILLDYVWPGNIRELENMMERLVVVVEDSVIHVGHLPKVFSEAFSKKIKLIEENEVRLSQLDRAVAQLERNMVVEAFRKYGSSRKVAHALKISQSRAHRLIEKYCNNGDAIADSQERSD; encoded by the coding sequence GTGAAAGCATATCAAAATAAAGACACTAATCATTGTCAACTGGGCAAAGAAACTTTGTTAAAGATTTTAGATCATTCGCATGATGCGATTTTTGCTACAGACGGTAACGGGGTAACCATTTATGCCAATAGAGCCTGTGAGAAATATTACGGAATCAAACCAAGTGATGTAATTGGCAAAGATTCATGGCAATTTATGGAGAATGTTGGCTGCTATCCGCCTACTGCCCCGATTACCCTGCGTAGTACCAGGCAGAATACTTTGGAACAAACAACCCGGACCGGAGCAAAAATGCTGGTAACCAATACTCCTATCTATGATGCAGGCGGGAACATTGAGTTATTGGTGCAAAATTGCCGGGATGTGCGGGAGTTGGAAGATACTAAGCGGGATTTAGAGCAAACCAAGGAATTACTGGCGCGCATGCAAGATGAGGTTGTAGTATTAAGAAAGAAAGAACTGCAAAATGTTAAGCTTGTGGCTAACAGCAGCCAGATGAAAGATTTGATGCAATTGGTGGAAAGAGTGGCACCTGTGGATATTAATATCTTAATTCTGGGAGAGACAGGGACAGGCAAGAGTGCGCTGGCCAAGAATATCCACAGAATTAGTTCGCGTAAAGACGGGCCGTTTATTAGTATTAATTGTGCCGCCATTCCCGAAGAACTGATTGAGTCAGAACTGTTTGGCTATATGGGAGGGGCTTTTACCGGTGCTTTGCAAAAAGGCAAGAAGGGGCTCCTGGAACTGGCCGACGGGGGGACCTTGTTTTTAGATGAAATAGCGGAATTGCCGCTGCGCCTGCAGGGAAAGATTTTAGAGTTTATTCAGGAACGGCGCTTTATCCCTGTCGGCGGCCATCAGGTGAGAACGGCCGATTGCCGGATTATTTCAGCCACCAACAGAAACATCACAGAGATGATAGAAAACGGCACTTTTCGTGAAGATTTATATTATCGCCTTAATGTTATTGAAATGGAATTAAGACCGCTGCGAGAGCGTCGTGAGGATACTTTGGCGCTGATTTATTATTTTTTAAATCAGTTTAATAAAAAGTACAAAAAGGAACACCGTATATCGCCTGAGTGCCGGGATATATTGCTGGATTATGTGTGGCCGGGCAATATCCGGGAGCTGGAGAACATGATGGAACGCCTGGTCGTGGTTGTGGAGGATTCGGTCATTCATGTTGGACATTTGCCCAAGGTTTTCTCGGAGGCGTTTTCCAAAAAGATAAAGCTTATTGAAGAAAATGAGGTGCGGCTAAGCCAGTTGGATAGGGCGGTGGCCCAACTGGAACGTAATATGGTTGTGGAGGCATTTCGAAAATACGGCAGCTCCCGTAAGGTTGCGCACGCATTGAAGATAAGTCAGAGCAGGGCCCACCGGCTGATTGAAAAATATTGCAATAATGGTGATGCGATTGCGGATAGCCAGGAGCGCAGCGACTAA
- a CDS encoding SagB/ThcOx family dehydrogenase: protein MALDIGKEFMEKTKYKHLSPSDQEQGLPHPPVELELETAVSIIDLPDPGKYKADIALTQAIVQRVSVRRYAATPVSLSELSYLLWCTQGVKSVEPHLVTLRTVPSAGARHAFETYLLVNNVAGLAPGLYKFLAVDHQLAKLAFPENISTVITDACLRQRFVKTSAVTFIWTAAAYRMTYRYGQRGYRYLHLDAGHVCQNLYLAAETTDCGVCAIAAFDDDQLNQALGLDGEAQFAVYVAALGKKP, encoded by the coding sequence ATGGCATTGGACATTGGTAAAGAGTTTATGGAGAAAACTAAATACAAACATTTATCACCATCCGACCAGGAGCAAGGGCTGCCGCATCCGCCGGTAGAACTGGAGTTGGAGACTGCTGTTAGTATTATTGATTTGCCTGATCCCGGAAAGTATAAGGCCGATATAGCGCTTACTCAGGCCATTGTTCAGCGCGTTAGTGTGCGCAGATATGCTGCTACACCTGTCTCCTTATCCGAGCTTTCGTATTTGCTTTGGTGCACTCAGGGGGTAAAGTCGGTTGAACCGCATTTAGTCACCCTGCGGACAGTGCCGTCTGCAGGTGCCAGGCATGCCTTTGAAACCTATCTATTGGTAAATAACGTGGCAGGACTGGCACCTGGCTTGTACAAGTTTTTGGCAGTCGATCATCAGTTGGCCAAGCTTGCGTTTCCGGAGAATATTAGTACTGTCATTACCGATGCCTGCCTCAGGCAGCGGTTTGTTAAGACTAGCGCAGTCACTTTTATTTGGACGGCGGCTGCCTACCGGATGACTTACCGCTATGGGCAACGGGGATATCGCTATTTGCATCTTGATGCCGGACATGTCTGTCAAAACCTGTATTTGGCGGCAGAAACAACCGACTGCGGCGTGTGCGCGATTGCCGCTTTTGATGATGATCAGTTAAATCAGGCCCTCGGTCTTGACGGTGAAGCACAATTTGCCGTGTATGTGGCTGCTCTTGGCAAAAAGCCGTAA
- a CDS encoding Crp/Fnr family transcriptional regulator, with amino-acid sequence MECFIPVVASCPLFKDIDTANIQNILQGTAYKIGNYKKNQYIFRMDQPIAYIGIILRGSVEVQKNFQSGKVVSLICKEKGDLFAEGAIFSKMPAYPCQVIARANTDVMLLPKQDVITALSKHKALLANFLTLMSEKLVMLNQKIELLSYCSIQSKIAYSLLHCISTDWASNVIELPYTQKAWAEHLNVSRPSLCRELRNLSREKILHIDKRVITILQRDAFELLLSE; translated from the coding sequence ATGGAATGTTTTATCCCTGTGGTAGCAAGCTGTCCGCTATTTAAAGATATTGACACAGCGAATATCCAAAACATTTTGCAGGGCACAGCCTACAAAATCGGTAATTATAAAAAAAATCAATACATATTTAGAATGGATCAACCGATAGCCTATATCGGGATTATTTTGCGGGGAAGTGTTGAAGTTCAAAAGAATTTTCAGTCCGGCAAGGTCGTAAGTTTAATTTGTAAAGAAAAAGGCGATTTGTTTGCCGAAGGCGCCATTTTTTCCAAAATGCCGGCATATCCCTGTCAGGTGATAGCACGTGCTAACACGGATGTTATGTTATTGCCTAAACAAGATGTTATAACTGCTTTATCAAAGCACAAAGCCTTATTGGCAAACTTTTTGACACTTATGTCGGAAAAACTGGTTATGCTGAACCAGAAGATTGAACTGTTGTCTTATTGCTCTATTCAAAGCAAAATTGCGTATTCCTTATTGCATTGTATTTCAACAGACTGGGCCAGTAATGTTATTGAGCTGCCTTACACGCAAAAGGCATGGGCCGAGCATCTGAACGTATCCCGTCCGTCCCTTTGCCGGGAACTAAGGAATTTGTCACGTGAGAAAATACTTCATATAGATAAGCGGGTAATCACCATTTTGCAGCGTGATGCATTTGAGCTGTTGCTCAGCGAATAA